The window cgacatcacgttctcctgttacgaagcccaattttgtgcattctgaaaatttatgccagattttggcccaggtatcaggagaacatgaagcgaaaagaggtattctgaatttcagcttcgaaggcatcctcgattctctctccgaagactttacttagtgccacctctttcgacatcatgttttcctgttacaaagcccaattttgtgcattctgaaaatttatgccagattttggcccaggtatcaggagaacatgaagcgaaaagaggtattctgaatttcagcttcgaaggcatcctcgattctctctccgaagactttacttagtgccacctctttcgacatcatgttttcctgttacaaagcccaattttgtgcattctgaaaatttttgccagattttggcccaggtatcaggagaacatgaagcgaaaagaggtattctgaatttcagcttcgaaggcatcctcgattctctctccgaagactttacttagtgccacctctttcgacatcacgttctcctgttacgaagcccaattttgtgcattctgaaaatttatgccagattttggcccaggtatcaggagaacatgaagcgaaaagaggtattctgaatttcagcttcgaaggcatcctcgattctctctccgaagactttacttagtgccacctctttcgacatcatgttttcctgttacaaagcccaattttgtgcattctgaaaatttatgccagattttggcccaggtatcaggagaacatgaagcgaaaagaggtattctgaatttcagcttcgaaggcatcctcgattctctctccgaagactttacttagtgccacctctttcgacatcatgttctcctgttacaaagcccaattttgtgcattctgaaaatttatgccagattttggcccaggtatcaggagaacatgaagcgaaaagaggtattctgaatttcagcttcgaaggcatcctcgattctctctccgaagactttacttagtgccacctctttcgacatcatgttttcctgttacaaagcccaattttgtgcattctgaaaatttatgccagattttggcccaggtatcaggagaacatgaagcgaaaagaggtattctgaatttcagcttcgaaggcatcctcgattctctctccgaagactttacttagtgccacctctttcgacatcatgttctcctgttacaaagcccaattttgtgcattctgaaaatttatgccagattttggcccaggtatcaggagaacatgaagcgaaaagaggtattctgaatttcagcttcgaaggcatcctcgattctctctccgaagacgttacttagtgccacctttttcgacatcatgttctcctgttacaaagcccaattttgtgcattctgaaaatttttgccagattttggcccaggtatcaggagaacatgaagcgaaaagcggtattctgaatttcagcttcgaaggcatcctcgattctctctccgaagactttacttagtgccacctctttcgacatcatgttctcctgttacaaagcccaattttgtgcattctgaaaatttttgccagattttggcccaggtatcaggagaacatgaagcgaaaagaggtattctgaatttcagcttcgaaggcatcctcgattctctctccgaagactttatttagtgccacctctttcgacatcatgttctcctagtacaaagcccaattttgtgcattctgaaaatttatgccagattttggcccaggtatcaggagaacatgaagcgaaaagaggtattctgaatttcagcttcgaaggcatcctcgattctctctccgaagactttacttagtgccacctctttcgacatcatgttctcctgttacaaagcccaattttgtgcattctgaaaatttatgccagattttggtccaggtatcaggagaacatgaagcgaaaagaggtattctgaatttcagcttcgaaggcatcctcgattctctctccgaagactttatttagtgccacctctttcgacatcatgttctcctgttacaaagcccaattttgtgcattctgaaaatttatgccagattttggcccaggtatcaggagaacatgaagcgaaaagaggtattctgaatttcagcttcgaaggcatcctcgattctctctccgaagactttacttagtgccacctctttcgacatcatgttttcctgttacaaagcccaattttgtgcattctgaaaatttatgccagattttggcccaagtatcaggagaacatgaagcgaaaagcggtattctgaatttcagcttcgaaggcatcctcgattctctctccgaagactttacttagtgccacctctttcgacatcatgttctcctgttacaaagcccaattttgtgcattctgaaaatttttgccagattttggcccaggtatcaggagaacatgaagcgaaaagaggtattctgaatttcagcttcgaaggcatcctcgattctctctccgaagacgttacttagtgccacctctttcgacatcatgttctcctgttacaaagcccaattttgtgcattctgaaaatttttgccagattttggcccaggtatcaggagaacatgaagcgaaaagaggtattctgaatttcagcttcgaaggcatcctcgattctctctccgaagactttacttagtgccacctctttcgacatcacgttctcctgttacgaagcccaattttgtgcattctgaaaatttatgccagattttggcccaggtatcaggagaacatgaagcgaaaagaggtattctgaatttcagcttcgaaggcatcctcgattctctctccgaagactttacttagtgccacctctttcgacatcatgttttcctgttacaaagcccaattttgtgcattctgaaaatttatgccagattttggcccaggtatcaggagaacatgaagcgaaaagaggtattctgaatttcagcttcgaaggcatcctcgattctctctccgaagactttacttagtgccacctctttcgacatcatgttctcctgttacaaagcccaattttgtgcattctgaaaatttatgccagattttggcccaggtatcaggagaacatgaagcgaaaagaggtattctgaatttcagcttcgaaggcatcctcgattctctctccgaagactttacttagtgccacctctttcgacatcatgttttcctgttacaaagcccaattttgtgcattctgaaaatttatgccagattttggcccaggtatcaggagaacatgaagcgaaaagaggtattctgaatttcagcttcgaaggcatcctcgattctctctccgaagactttacttagtgccacctctttcgacatcatgttctcctgttacaaagcccaattttgtgcattctgaaaatttatgccagattttggcccaggtatcaggagaacatgaagcgaaaagaggtattctgaatttcagcttcgaaggcatcctcgattctctctccgaagacgttacttagtgccacctttttcgacatcatgttctcctgttacaaagcccaattttgtgcattctgaaaatttttgccagattttggcccaggtatcaggagaacatgaagcgaaaagcggtattctgaatttcagcttcgaaggcatcctcgattctctctccgaagactttacttagtgccacctctttcgacatcatgttctcctgttacaaagcccaattttgtgcattctgaaaatttttgccagattttggcccaggtatcaggagaacatgaagcgaaaagaggtattctgaatttcagcttcgaaggcatcctcgattctctctccgaagactttatttagtgccacctctttcgacatcatgttctcctagtacaaagcccaattttgtgcattctgaaaatttatgccagattttggcccaggtatcaggagaacatgaagcgaaaagaggtattctgaatttcagcttcgaaggcatcctcgattctctctccgaagactttacttagtgccacctctttcgacatcatgttctcctgttacaaagcccaattttgtgcattctgaaaatttatgccagattttggtccaggtatcaggagaacatgaagcgaaaagaggtattctgaatttcagcttcgaaggcatcctcgattctctctccgaagactttatttagtgccacctctttcgacatcatgttctcctgttacaaagcccaattttgtgcattctgaaaatttatgccagattttggcccaggtatcaggagaacatgaagcgaaaagaggtattctgaatttcagcttcgaaggcatcctcgattctctctccgaagactttacttagtgccacctctttcgacatcatgttttcctgttacaaagcccaattttgtgcattctgaaaatttatgccagattttggcccaagtatcaggagaacatgaagcgaaaagcggtattctgaatttcagcttcgaaggcatcctcgattctctctccgaagactttacttagtgccacctctttcgacatcatgttctcctgttacaaagcccaattttgtgcattctgaaaatttttgccagattttggcccaggtatcaggagaacatgaagcgaaaagaggtattctgaatttcagcttcgaaggcatcctcgattctctctccgaagactttacttagtgccacctctttcgacatcatgttctcctagtacaaagcccaattttgtgcattctgaaaatttttgccagattttggcccaggtatcaggagaacatgaagcgaaaagaggtattctgaatttcagcttcgaaggcatcctcgattctctctccgaagacgttacttagtgccacctttttcgacatcatgttctcctgttacaaagcccaattttgtgcattctgaaaatttttgccagattttggcccaggtatcaggagaacatgaagcgaaaagaggtattctgaatttcagcttcgaaggcatcctcgattctctctccgaagactttacttagtgccacctctttcgatatcatgttttcctgttacaaagcccaattttgtgaattctgaaaatttatgccagattttggcccaagtatcaggagaacatgaagcgaaaagaggtattctgaatttcagcttcgaaggcatcctcgattctctctccgaagactttacttagtgccacctctttcgacatcatgttttcctgttacaaagcccaattttgtgcattctgaaaatttttgccagattttggcccaggtatcaggagaacatgaagcgaaaagagggattctgaatttcagcttcgaaggcatcctcgattctctctccgaagactttacttagtgccacctctttcgacatcatgttttcctgttacaaagcccaattttgtgcattctgaaaatttatgccagattttggcccaagtatcaggagaacatgaagcgaaaagaggtattctgaatttcagcttcgaaggcatcctcgattctctctccgaagactttacttagtgccacctctttcgacatcatgttctcctgttacaaagcccaattttgtgcattctgaaaatttttgccagattttggcccaggtatcaggagaacatgaagcgaaaagaggtattctgaatttcagcttcgaaggcatcctcgattctctctccgaagactttacttagtgccacctctttcgacatcacgttctcctgttacgaagcccaattttgtgcattctgaaaatttatgccagattttggcccaggtatcaggagaacatgaagcgaaaagaggtattctgaatttcagcttcgaaggcatcctcgattctctctccgaagactttacttagtgccacctctttcgacatcatgttttcctgttacaaagcccaattttgtgcattctgaaaatttatgccagattttggcccaggtatcaggagaacatgaagcgaaaagaggtattctgaatttcagcttcgaaggcatcctcgattctctctccgaagactttacttagtgccacctctttcgacatcatgttctcctgttacaaagcccaattttgtgcattctgaaaatttatgccagattttggcccaggtatcaggagaacatgaagcgaaaagaggtattctgaatttcagcttcgaaggcatcctcgattctctctccgaagactttacttagtgccacctctttcgacatcatgttttcctgttacaaagcccaattttgtgcattctgaaaatttatgccagaatttggcccaggtatcaggagaacatgaagcgaaaagaggtattctgaatttcagcttcgaaggtatcctcgattctctctccgaagactttacttagtgccacctctttcgacatcatgttctcctgttacaaagcccaattttgtgcattctgaaaatttatgccagattttggcccaggtatcaggagaacatgaagcgaaaagaggtattctgaatttcagcttcgaaggtatcctcgattctctctccgaagactttacttagtgccacctctttcgacatcatgttctcctgttacaaagcccaattttgtgcattctgaaaatttatgccagattttggcccaggtatcaggagaacatgaagcgaaaagaggtattctgaatttcagcttcgaaggcatcctcgattctctctccgaagactttacttagtgccacctctttcgacatcatgttctcctagtacaaagcccaattttgtgcattctgaaaatttttgccagattttggcccaggtatcaggagaacatgaagcgaaaagaggtattctgaatttcagctccgaaggcatcctcgattctctctccgaagactttacttagtgccacctctttcgacatcatgttctcctagtacaaagcccaattttgtgcattctgaaaatttttgccagattttggcccaggtatcaggagaacatgaagcgaaaagaggtattctgaatttcagtttcaaaggcgtcacctttaaagttgcgaatcgaagctgcaaaggtttggaatttggataggaatatgtaaaaggtatttctaaataataatacagttcttttcaagtttttcccactttatttgcagaaaaggcttttacagtgttacaataaattaatataagtatgtagaaatgaatgctgattaatattgtattattattaagtataaaatatataatttcacttcattttatgtataaaatcactatcagctttccgtcatttgtctcacttaaagttcttcaatcctgtctaccgagaaatgttcccaaggttaatctgtaacaagaagaaaatatttttagcaatctgatttgtctattatagaaaatacaacaaatagatttgtctattatagaaaatacaacaaatagatttgtctattatagaaaatacaactaatttcaggcaaaacatataaagaatataattatcttcctaatttaagacaattcccctttatttcatgtaaaatacatctcaacgctgtacaattctactaacatatcagtaaagtacataggaaatgtataatatattagtaacttgaaaaatatttttagtaacttgacttgtctattattgaacatgggagaaacgttacaacagtttgtcacgtatgaaaatatattagtaaagggaataatgcgctccaaaattctgcgtctcttcgttaaacagtcactgtctcgaaacatctgcgccacttctcgctctttgatttgccctccggagacgttactggatgaaaatagtcttggaaaaatgtaacaataataaaaaaaatttaaagtgttcctatatctacggcgaattacttttttattcctgttactttaaaaataaatataatattgaagtgagattatttccagtattattcctttcattcatttttatataatatcattcagtatagtatgtcctcctctgtacttggttacaatagcatgtccaacttccaagcattattgtcgagttattattataattttgcagattctaacttatactactaattacatactttcagtgatacctatattacaataatgcaaaaagtatttatgtaattataaagtaccattgaatgtttgaacctgtttttctcaaaaacgctaaaagtggacatacaatatgtgtgcactaattgtaagccatcgatgtacaataggaaatttttttttaaggtaggttagtccgttgttgttctaactgcctgaattactataacataaatacgacagcgatttcaagtgatatatatgtaacgataaaagcggtaatttagtaaatgtatacaattcccagcagttcctatgtcaatgtatgcctaaaatgaatataacctaacctacaatcgtctgaaaatgcatacattgactccatcatgcttttattgtggctcgtatatccagctatcgcttcagttttgctatgaatccacgttggcagtcctcccgagtaggcgccatctcgtatctactacctcaactaaatttgtcacgtgacttgctttgtattatcgccaatatggcggaactcttatttgggaatgtagtcacgattttttgtttttcgttcttatatgagcagattttggcctgggagaggtctcattcgaaagaagaagattcaatggggagcgctctgctcaccgtttgagtcacaaaactcttttagtgacctaaaaatgcttggattctgcgggtatattttgtcgacttttgctttactttggatactgatattattacatatcaacacaatctcgttgaaccatgagcagagcgctccgcattgaaccttcctctttcgaatgagacctcgcccagccccaaatctgctcatataaggacgaaaaacgaaaaatcccgaacccatgtttcgggccagattgtgtcggtatacagcgcgctgcattacccgtgtctacccccttaacttgaaatatttttttaagtttcaatgAAATACAACTCGGCCAATGTGAACGAGGCTCAAGATGTAAAGTCAATCCTATACCTCGTTTGTGCTATCACAGCTATCACGTGAAAATTCTAGGGACTATTGAACGCCGTCTGCAACAATATTGGTACGCTTGGTTCACTAGTGACATATCCGCAGTGTTGTCCAAAGAAGTTCTTTGCCTTTGGAAGCCATTTTACGGTGTACACCTAGCACACAGAAAGTGAGAAAATATGTTGAATTAACATGTAATTCTAACGTGATATTTCAATAGAAAATCATACAGATTTCACGTTTCACTTTCTATTATAGGTGTAACAATGGAGAACGATAACGGAGTACTTGTCGACTTGTACATCCCGAGAAAATGGTAAGCAGTGCACGTGGGTTACACGCGTTGTCATGGGACGGCATAccaatttatttctcttttctGAAGAAACTTTCTGAATATCCGCATAACATTTTCCTACGTGTAGAAGCAAAGAGTATGTGGTAAACGACAGCGCGGAGTGTTCATAAAATTATGGCGTATGAAAATTAGAAGTAAAAACGAGGCTACGAGTTAACATAAAGTACCTgtatgtttaataaataaattacctcTTTTGTAGCTCGTCCAGCAATCGCATCATCCACGCAAAGGATCATGCTTCCATACAGCTAAGCATCGCAGATGTTGATCCTGAAACTGGACGTATGACTGATTCGCAAAAGATGTATGCTATATGTGGAGCTATTCGTCGAATGGTGCGTTATTTGTTAATACTAATTACGTACATTGCATGTAGGAGTTACATTAGTATAATAAATACTTCGTTCATTTCTTTCAGGGTGAATCCGACGATTGTTTGGTGCGCCTAGCTAAAAATGACGGCATTTTacctaaaaatttttaagaataattattttactctttcaataaaattgtaaaaagtcCAAGTAACGTGTATTATTACCCTTTAACCATTCCTCCCGGCTATTCAATTAATCGCAAGGGTTCATTGTATATAC is drawn from Andrena cerasifolii isolate SP2316 chromosome 8, iyAndCera1_principal, whole genome shotgun sequence and contains these coding sequences:
- the Rps21 gene encoding ribosomal protein S21, with product MENDNGVLVDLYIPRKCSSSNRIIHAKDHASIQLSIADVDPETGRMTDSQKMYAICGAIRRMGESDDCLVRLAKNDGILPKNF